A single genomic interval of Pyrus communis chromosome 7, drPyrComm1.1, whole genome shotgun sequence harbors:
- the LOC137741021 gene encoding glutaredoxin-C1-like — protein sequence MHYQAESWGSYMPTGTSMGMEDPLERIERMASESAVVIFSISSCCMCHAIKRLFCGMGVNPTVYELDEDPRGKDLERALMRLLGTSSAVPVVFIGGKLIGAMDRVMASHINGTLVPLLKEAGALWL from the coding sequence ATGCACTACCAGGCCGAGTCATGGGGCTCCTACATGCCTACAGGAACCTCCATGGGCATGGAGGACCCTCTGGAGCGCATAGAGCGGATGGCGTCGGAGAGCGCGGTGGTGATATTCAGTATAAGCAGCTGCTGCATGTGCCACGCCATCAAGCGCCTCTTCTGCGGCATGGGCGTCAACCCTACTGTGTACGAGCTGGACGAGGACCCCAGAGGTAAGGACTTGGAGAGGGCGTTGATGAGGCTGCTGGGGACCTCCTCCGCCGTCCCCGTCGTCTTCATCGGTGGCAAACTCATCGGCGCAATGGACAGAGTCATGGCCTCTCATATCAACGGCACTCTTGTTCCTCTTCTGAAAGAGGCCGGAGCTCTCTGGCTCTGA